Proteins encoded by one window of Cydia splendana chromosome 14, ilCydSple1.2, whole genome shotgun sequence:
- the LOC134796985 gene encoding uncharacterized protein K02A2.6-like, which yields MLTQARSSPYGLGAALTQRGADGVERPLCCASRTLNAAECNYSQLDKEALAIVFGVTKHHQKESLNIDQGCLIWGYRVVIPKSLRVAVLNELHGGHPGIVKMKQIARNYVWWDTLDADIERVAEQCAACRAQRSAPAPAPLHSWPWPGEPWARLNLDFLGPFNNAYYLVIIDAHSKWIEVEKIKTGSASVVINCLRTLFARFGLPKQVVTDNGPPFSSAEFGSYLRRNGIRHTLVAPYHPASNGAAENAVRTIKRVLKKAVIENEKDVTALSRFLFMYRNTEHSTTKKEPAVALLGRRLRGRLDLLRPDTADVVRTAQRASERRSEGHALRQGEPGAEVLVRDYARGAHKWAEGQSRFTLSDIDDKAPTPVSHQPADKVQVDIPEVTGLPADDTDQNDGEGGGEDEYGTPPGTPTKHDERCRRKAAVRCLERLKQI from the exons ATGCTTACTCAAGCGCGCAG CAGCCCTTACGGCCTGGGCGCGGCCCTGACTCAACGGGGCGCGGATGGCGTGGAGCGACCTCTGTGCTGCGCTTCGCGCACACTGAACGCCGCCGAGTGCAACTACTCGCAACTCGACAAGGAGGCGCTGGCGATCGTGTTTGGAGTCACTAAGCACCACCA AAAAGAATCTCTTAACATAGACCAGGGTTGTTTAATATGGGGATATCGAGTGGTTATTCCAAAATCTTTACGAGTTGCGGTATTGAATGAATTACACGGTGGCCACCCCGGCATAGTAAAGATGAAACAAATCGCGCGGAATTACGTTTGGTGGGACACACTGGACGCGGACATCGAGCGGGTGGCGGAGCAGTGCGCCGCGTGCCGCGCGCAGCGCTCTGCGCCGGCGCCCGCGCCTCTGCACTCGTGGCCGTGGCCAGGGGAACCCTGGGCGAGATTAAACTTAGACTTTCTAGGGCCTTTTAATAACGCATACTATTTAGTTATAATCGACGCTCATTCTAAGTGGATAGAGgtcgaaaaaattaaaactggaTCTGCCTCTGTTGTAATCAATTGCTTACGAACATTGTTCGCACGTTTCGGCCTGCCGAAACAAGTAGTCACCGACAATGGGCCACCGTTTTCGTCGGCCGAATTCGGCTCTTATCTCAGACGTAACGGAATTCGACACACCTTAGTAGCTCCTTATCATCCGGCCAGCAATGGCGCGGCCGAGAATGCGGTGCGTACCATTAAGCGAGTGTTGAAGAAAGCCGTTATCGAGAACGAGAAAGACGTCACGGCTCTCAGTAGGTTTTTGTTCATGTACAGAAATACTGAACACAGCACTACTAAGAAAGAACCGGCAGTGGCGCTTCTAGGGCGGCGGCTTCGCGGTCGCCTCGACCTGCTGCGGCCCGACACCGCGGACGTGGTGCGCACCGCGCAGCGGGCCAGCGAGCGGCGCAGCGAGGGCCACGCGTTGCGGCAGGGCGAGCCGGGGGCCGAGGTGCTGGTGCGAGACTACGCGCGCGGAGCGCACAAGTGGGCCGAGGGACAG TCGAGATTTACGCTCAGTGACATTGACGATAAGGCACCCACACCCGTCTCACATCAGCCAGCGGACAAAGTCCAGGTAGACATCCCGGAAGTCACAGGGTTGCCCGCTGATGATACGGATCAGAATGACGGGGAAGGTGGAGGCGAGGACGAGTATGGCACGCCGCCGGGGACTCCGACAAAACATGACGAACGTTGTCGCCGGAAAGCTGCTGTCCGTTGTTTAGAAAgattaaaacaaatttaa
- the LOC134796986 gene encoding uncharacterized protein K02A2.6-like has product MKQIARNYVWWDTLDADIERVAEQCAACRAQRSAPAPAPLHSWPWPGEPWARLNLDFLGPFNNAYYLVIIDAHSKWIEVEKIKTGSASVVINCLRTLFARFGLPKQVVTDNGPPFSSAEFGSYLRRNGIRHTLVAPYHPASNGAAENAVRTIKRVLKKAVIENEKDVTALSRFLFMYRNTEHSTTKKEPAVALLGRRLRGHLDLLRPDTADVVRTAQRASERRSEGHALRQGEPGAEVLVRDYARGAHKWAEGQVLAREGPVSYVVRTSDGRTHKRHVDQLHFRKSRFTLSDIDDKAPTPVSHQPADKVQVDIPEVTGLPADDTDQNDGEGGGEDEYGTPPGTPTKHDERCRRKAAVRCLERLKQI; this is encoded by the coding sequence ATGAAACAAATCGCGCGGAATTACGTTTGGTGGGACACACTGGACGCGGACATCGAGCGGGTGGCGGAGCAGTGCGCCGCGTGCCGCGCGCAGCGCTCTGCGCCGGCGCCCGCGCCTCTGCACTCGTGGCCGTGGCCAGGGGAACCCTGGGCGAGATTAAACTTAGACTTTCTAGGGCCTTTTAATAACGCATACTATTTAGTTATAATCGACGCTCATTCTAAGTGGATAGAGgtcgaaaaaattaaaactggaTCTGCCTCTGTTGTAATCAATTGCTTACGAACATTGTTCGCACGTTTCGGCCTGCCGAAACAAGTAGTCACCGACAATGGGCCACCGTTTTCGTCGGCCGAATTCGGCTCTTATCTCAGACGTAACGGAATTCGACACACCTTAGTAGCTCCTTATCATCCGGCCAGCAATGGCGCGGCCGAGAATGCGGTGCGTACCATTAAGCGAGTGTTGAAGAAAGCCGTTATCGAGAACGAGAAAGACGTCACGGCTCTCAGTAGGTTTTTGTTCATGTACAGAAATACTGAACACAGCACTACTAAGAAAGAACCGGCAGTGGCGCTTCTAGGGCGGCGGCTTCGCGGTCACCTCGACCTGCTGCGGCCCGACACCGCGGACGTGGTGCGCACCGCGCAGCGGGCCAGCGAGCGGCGCAGCGAGGGCCACGCGTTGCGGCAGGGCGAGCCGGGGGCCGAGGTGCTGGTGCGAGACTACGCGCGCGGAGCGCACAAGTGGGCCGAGGGACAGGTGCTTGCGCGAGAAGGGCCCGTATCTTATGTAGTGCGAACGAGTGACGGCCGCACACATAAACGACACGTAGATCAACTGCATTTCAGAAAGTCGAGATTTACGCTCAGTGACATTGACGATAAGGCACCCACACCCGTCTCACATCAGCCAGCGGACAAAGTCCAGGTAGACATCCCGGAAGTCACAGGGTTGCCCGCTGATGATACGGATCAGAATGACGGGGAAGGTGGAGGCGAGGACGAGTATGGCACGCCGCCGGGGACTCCGACAAAACATGACGAACGTTGTCGCCGGAAAGCTGCTGTCCGTTGTTTAGAAAgattaaaacaaatttaa